One stretch of Glandiceps talaboti chromosome 7, keGlaTala1.1, whole genome shotgun sequence DNA includes these proteins:
- the LOC144438013 gene encoding CST complex subunit STN1-like codes for MATSGLDFQPQIHWGLDPVYNSYAKLYIKDLLEMPEYPNHQGTFAYKNHPIWKVDVVGLVVRVMERASLFHYGLDDGTGVIDCCCWKPKEESVQDELEAHLRGGGSRTESTSFLKELEDAARESQVKQLQAYQLGDLVHVRGRLKVFRGKREISASYYAKIEDPTCSVEIARMCELPKIYKFIYDKPFTLPAKLAEEIDAIKEEQITGVKTETRIVQELVVKVQEMLRNKNINNFELQDLQTVSELMAVAQQPCKEYLQDGQPSTDRVSAKQIRCIFKKVVNTLEENGVVFRKDTPGLVFEVIEDAETLEKTVLSILRRDSKTPKYEEKGCHYMHVIDCLHNTEMYRKVNSGVVLQVLEKLESQSDIVSTTRRHYITF; via the coding sequence ATGGCCACTTCCGGGTTAGACTTTCAGCCTCAAATTCACTGGGGGTTAGACCCAGTGTACAATTCATATGCAAAACTGTATATCAAGGATCTCTTGGAGATGCCGGAGTACCCTAACCACCAGGGTACTTTTGCTTACAAGAACCATCCAATCTGGAAGGTGGATGTTGTGGGGCTGGTTGTTCGGGTGATGGAGAGAGCTTCTCTCTTTCACTATGGTTTAGATGACGGTACAGGTGTCATAGATTGTTGCTGTTGGAAACCAAAAGAGGAGAGTGTACAGGATGAGCTGGAAGCACACTTGAGGGGAGGAGGATCAAGAACTGAGTCAACAAGTTTTTTAAAAGAGCTAGAAGATGCAGCAAGAGAAAGCCAAGTGAAACAATTGCAAGCATATCAATTAGGAGACTTGGTCCATGTGCGAGGTAGACTGAAGGTGTTCAGAGGAAAGCGGGAAATCAGCGCATCATACTATGCAAAAATTGAAGACCCAACCTGTAGTGTGGAAATCGCCAGAATGTGTGAACTGCCAAAGATTTACAAGTTCATCTATGATAAACCTTTCACACTCCCTGCTAAGTTAGCAGAAGAAATTGATGCCATCAAAGAAGAGCAGATAACGGGCGTGAAAACTGAAACCAGAATTGTCCAAGAACTAGTGGTAAAAGTACAGGAAATGTTGAGaaacaaaaacatcaacaatTTTGAACTACAAGATTTGCAGACAGTTTCTGAACTAATGGCAGTCGCCCAACAACCATGTAAAGAATACTTGCAAGATGGACAGCCTTCCACGGATAGAGTGTCAGCAAAACAAATCCGCTGCATATTCAAGAAAGTAGTGAACACTTTAGAGGAAAATGGAGTGGTTTTTAGGAAAGACACTCCTGGACTAGTATTTGAAGTGATTGAAGATGCTGAGACTTTAGAGAAAACAGTTCTTTCAATTTTGAGGAGAGATAGCAAGACACCCAAGTATGAAGAGAAAGGTTGCCATTATATGCATGTAATAGACTGTCTACATAATACAGAGATGTACAGAAAAGTAAATAGTGGAGTGGTACTACAAGTGTTGGAGAAACTGGAAAGCCAAAGTGATATTGTCAGTACTACAAGAAGACATTACATTACCTTCTGA